The sequence below is a genomic window from Armatimonadota bacterium.
ATTCTCAAGCTTCAGACCAAGGTCCTCAGAGATGAATTTGCCGTTTGTAAGGATAGCTATGTCCTCCAGCATTGCCTTGCGTCTGTCACCAAAGCCAGGCGCCTTCACTGCAACAGTCTGCAAGGTGCCGCGAATCTTATTGACAACCAGAGTCGCTAGCGCATCACCATCTACGTCCTCAGCGATTATTACCAGCGGTTTGCGAGCACTTGCAACCTTCTCAAGTAGCGGGATTAGATCGGCCGCGGCGCTTATCTTCTTTTCATGGATAAGGATTAGCGGATCCTCAAGGACGGCCTCCATCCTCTCCGCATCGGTGACGAAGTATGGAGAGATGTATCCCTTGTCAAATTGCATACCTTCTACGACTTCCAACGTCGTTCCGGTGCCTTTTGACTCCTCAACTGTAATGACGCCATCCTTTCCAACCTTATCCATTGCATCGGCAATTATCTCGCCAATTTCCTTGTCATTTCCGGCTATTGATGCAACGCTTGCAACTGACTCTCTGTCAGTCACCGGTGTACTCAGCTTTTTGATTTCCTCAACGGCCTTTGCAACCGCAAGCTCAATCCCCTTCTTGACCATCATGGGATTGCCACCTGCTGCCACATAGCGAAGACCCTCGTTCACTATCGCCTGCGCAAGAACAGTAGCGGTTGTTGTTCCATCGCCTGCGACATCGTTTGTCTTCGATGCGACTTCACGAACAAGCTGAGCACCCATGTTCTCATAAGGGTCCTCTAGCTCAATCTCTTTGGCGACAGTAACTCCATCTTTGGTGATTGTCGGGGCGCCCCATTTCTTATCGAGTACTACGTTGCGGCCTTTTGGGCCAAGTGTAACCTTAACTGCAGATGCCACTGCATTTGCGCCACGCTCAAGTGCTCGTCTTGCCTCTTCACTGTAGGCTATCATTTTTGCAGCCATGCTCACGTTCCTCCTTTTCTTATAACTAATAGTGCATATTTTAACGTGTCTCTTGGAAGAAGAAACTACTTTGAATGTTAGGAAAAACTCTTGCTTTCAGAATCAAGTTTTATCTTCCCGCTCGCAATTTCAGAACATTTTTATGTTCGAATTGCAAGTATGGAATCCTCATCTAGGATTATGTAATCCTCACCTTCGACGGTTACCTCGGTGCCTCCGTATTTCGAATAGATGACGGTGTCACCCTCTTTTACTGTCATGGGCTTCCTCTCGCCATTTTCCAAAATTTTTCCGGGTCCAACGGCAATCACTGTGCCCTCCTGTGGCTTCTCTTTGGCAGTATCTGGCAGGATGATTCCACCTGAGGTCTTCTCCTCTTCGGCTTTGGGTTTCACAATCACTTTGTCACCAATGGGTTTTAACATCGAACAAATCACCTCCTAATTTAAAAACAGTGAACTATTAGCACTCAAACAACTTAAGTGCTAATGGGCAACCAGTATTTATACCAGGACTTGACAAATTTGTCAAGCTAGTAATATGAACTTTCCATAAAATATTTCTTCCCTTCCACCTTCGTTAATAAACCTGCTCTCGTAGCCTTTAAAGAAGCGATTCCCCCAGAAACCCTAAATATTCAACTTTTAAAGATTTCATCGCGCAATTGCTCACTTCATAGAGAGTTTGCTCGTCTAAACTTTGGATTTCACATAAAATTGCTTCAAACTTCTGAATTAACGCTTTCTGAACGGTTTCAAATATTGAAATCAAATGCGGTTGCAAAGTATAATGATGTTGCCAGTTCAATAACTCACCCCCGAAAAAATAATCCCATGCGTCACCCAGTATTTGCAATATTACTGATAGTCCTAATTATGATTGCGGTGATGATAGGCGCCCAAGCCGAAACAGTGCCAGAAAAGCTTTCGGTAGCGGATGCTGTTAAGCTTGCTCTAACTGCAAATGTGAACTTAAAGAGCGCAAAATCAAACCAGTTAACAGCTCTTTCTAGACTACGTGTGGCAGAATTACTTACTTCCTATTATGTGGGAGCAAACACCAGCTTTGAACGGATGCCTGGCGAGTCTGAGCTCTCTAATTCCATATTTGGAAGCCTGGGCTATGAAAACATGATGGGGACAGAAGCATCCTTGAACATATCGCCATTTGCATCGGGCAATGAGTCGAGCTCGGTAGATTTATCAATTCGCCACCCATTAACTAGACGCAAGGGTCTTCTATCTCCGAAAGCAGATAAAGTTTTGACAGCCCAGAGCGAAATGATTATTCAAGACAAGGAGCTTTACCGAACTCAACAGTCAACCGTGCTTGATGTAATTCGAGCGTACTTCAAAGCAATTGAGGCACGCGAGCAAGTCAAAGTCCAAGAAAAAGCTCTTGAACTTGTTGAGCAATCGGCAAGATTCGCCAAACGGCGGGAAGAGGCCGGATTTGCAAGAGGCATCGACGTATACAGAGCAGAAGTTCAAGTTCAGCAGACTCGTGAGAGATTAAACAGCCAACGCGAAGCAGCAAAGGCAGCCATCGACCGCTTAATGTTAGCAATCGGTGTTGGTATTGGCAAAACTCCCGAGCTAATTGATCCTGTGCCAGAGGTCAATCCCGAAGTTCCCACACTTGAAGAAGCCATTGCGCAGGCTCTCAAGAATCGCGTCGAGCTATCGGTTTACGATGAGCGCCTAGCAACTCAGCAACGAAGACTTGCCATTGCCAAAGAAGAATTTCGACCTGGCCTTGATATTTTCACAAGATTCCGCTCCTCAAACGCCGATAGAGGCGTTTTCTCATCATCCTTATTCGACCTAGGTACCACCACTATTGGGCTTGAGCTTCGATTACCTCTAGACAAACGAGCGATTAAAGAGGAACAAGCAATTGTCGAACGTGAGCTAAACATATTAAACGAAGAACGTGCCTTTCAGATGGAGCGAATCGCCGAAGAAGTTCGCAGCGCATATCGTGCGCTTGAATCTACAGCTACCTCACTTGAAATACTAACCACAAACTTGGAAGTTGCAAAGCAAAACCTTCATATTGCTGAGCGGATGGTAGAGGAAGGCGAAGGTGACAACCGAGATGTTTTGAGTGCACAAGAAGCACTCACCCATGCGGAGATGGGAATCATCTCCGCCAAAATCGACTTGTATCTAGCAACGCTAGAGCTCAAATACGCGATGGGAGAGGATCTTACAACGATAGGTTCAAAATGAAAGAGCAAATAAAAATTTGGGGAAGCCGTATTCTTGGGTTAGCAATCATTGTCTTTGCAATACAGCACTGGGGAGTGCCGCTTTATCGACAGTACTTTTCCCCGAAAAAGGTAGAAGTCTATATCCCTACCACTAGGGTAAAACAAGGCCCATTCACAATTAGTTTTCCAGCCATAGGAACTCTAGAAGCAGAGAAGTCGGTTGCAGTTACCGCTGGCATAAGCGGCAAGATCATTTACCTTATTAACGATGGTGCAATGGTCTCTCAAGGTGACCTAATAGCACTCCTAGATAGCAAAGACATCGAGCGCGAGATTCGCACTAAAAAGTTGGAAGCAAGGAATGCAGAGGCGGAAGTAATGCGGGCGCAAGCAGAGTTGCAACTTCTCCAAGAAGCAAACAAGACCGACCTTATGCAAGCCCAGGCTCAGCTTGACTTCGACAAGAACGAACTAAAGCTTGCAAAAGACGAGCTTGCAAAAATGGAAAGACTTCTTGCTGAAAAGCTTGTGACGGGCGAACAGGTTGAGCAGGCAAGAGGCGAGGTTCGCTCTAAGGAGCTGGCCGTCATGAAAGGCGAGGCCCAACTTGAATTAAAGAAAAAAGAATGCGAGTCCAAGGAAAAGCAAAAAATGGCAGACGTTAAAAATGTGGAGTTTCGCAAGGGCCTAGCTGATGAAGCGCTGGCAGAGGCAGAAGATGACCGAGAAAAAACTCGCATTAGAGCGCCGGCGGCTGGTTTGGTTGTTTTGACAGAAGATTGGATGGGAGACGGCCGCCGCAAGCTTCAAGAAGGAGACAATGTAAGGCCCCAACAAACAATTTGCCGCTTGCCTGACCTATCTAAAATGATGGTGAAAGTTCGCGTAGGCGAAGCTGATGCTCCAAGAGTACGCCTTGACATGCCCGTGCTTATTCGGCTTGAGGCTGTGCCGAATAAGGTCTTCCACGGCCGAGTCGTTAGCATATCAAGCCTTGCTACCGAGCTATCGCCATGGGAAGGCGGCACGCCGGGAAAAAAGGACTTCGAGGTTAAGGTTTCTGTAAAAGAGAATAATCCCCGCCTTATCAAACCTGGCATGACTGCAAACCTAGAATTTATAGTAGACCAAATTAAGAATGCTACTTACATCCCGATTGAAGCGGTAGTCGAGCAGGGGAACAAAACGTTTGTCTACGTTAAATCAGGTGGCAAATTCACTCGCGTTCCCATAAAAACCGGCAAGTATAATGACAATTTTGTGTGCGTCACCAAGGGATTGAAAAAAGGGCAGATAATCGCCCTCCGTGATCCAACACGAGAGCTTGAGTTACAAGAGGCAGGCAGCACAGCGCCAGGCGTGACCACACAAGAGCCTGCAACACCGCCAGTTCCAAAAGCGAAAAAGGAGTAGTATGGGAATCCTTGCAGCGATCCACACTGGTCTCACAGAGCTACTCTCCCACAAGTTACGCTCAATCCTCACAATGCTGGGCGTAATCTTCGGAGTAGCCGCTGTAATTGCCATGGTTTCCATTGGGGAGGGAGCAAAGCAAGAAGCCCTTGAGCAAATTCGTTTAATGGGCATCGACGTCGTCCACGTAAGACGGGCTCTGATATCCGGCGAGCTATTAGAAAAAGCGCAGGAGCGTTCGCCATATGGGTTAAAATACTCCGATACAGAAAGCATCAGGGAAGTTTGCGACTATGCAAAGCACGTTGTACCTCTTAGAGAGGTTTTCGCCGACGTCAAGATTGGCGATAAACCTGTTCCTGTCAAAATAGTAGGCACAACTCCCGAGTATATATACGTAACACGCACCAAACTCCAGACAGGGCGCTTTCTTAACAATATAGATATGCGAGAAAATCGCCCGGTCTGTGTGCTGGGAGCGGCCGCCCGGAGGGAGCTTTTCGGATTCGACGACCCAATTGGCAAAAATATCAAAATAGGAAGGCGACTATTTCGCGTAGTCGGTCTAATGGAGCCCAAAGAAGTAGGTGCGGCTAAAGCATTTGCAGCCCTCCGGGATTTAAATTCAGACGTTTACATTCCGATTACTATTTCTCTTATTGACTTTAAGATTAGCTCTCAGGAAGCGGTACCATCGGATTATATTTTACTGCGACAGCTCTCCAGAAGGCTGATGGCACGCCCAAATAAGGCAGACAACCCGATTACAGAAATCATAATTCAAGTTGAAAACGATGCCGCTACTGTGCCAACTGCTTCTGTTATCCGTTCTGTACTTCATCGCCAACATCGCGGAATTCGTGACTATGAAATTATCATACCTGCAGAACTACTTCGCCAAAGCCAGCAAACTCAGCGGATATTTAATATTGTTATGGCAGCCATCGCAAGCATCTCGCTCCTTGTCGGTGGTATTGGAATTATGAATATTATGCTCGCTACTGTTACTCAGCGAACGCGCGAGATCGGCATCAGGCGATGCATTGGAGCAACTAGATGGGACATTATCCGCCAATTTATGCTAGAAGCTCTGGTTATCACCTGCGCAGGCGGATTGATTGGCGTATTTCTAGGAATCGGGGGCGCGAGAGCCATATCAGTTTATGCTAATTGGAACACTGTTGTATCCATGCAGGCAATCATCGTCTCTTTTGGCGTCTCAGCAATGGTTGGGGTTATCTTTGGGATGTACCCAGCTATCAGAGCGGCTATGGTAGACCCGATAGAAGCACTCCGTTACTCTTAAAAGCAATATAAGTTCAACATTAGGTTTGATAATCAATGCCACTAATCTTAATTCAAAACTTAGTAAAAACATACAGAATTGGTAGTATAGAAATACCTGCTCTACGAGGAGTCTCATTTAAAATCGACCGGGGCGAGTTTGTGGCAATAATGGGCCCCTCTGGGTCCGGCAAGTCTACATTGCTTAATATTATTGGCTGCCTTGACCGGCCGACGTCGGGAACATACATCCTTGATGGGCAAGACGTAAGCAAGTTGAGTGATGCATCACGCGCGGCGATTCGGAACAGAAAGATAGGCTTCGTATTTCAGAGCTTCAACCTTCTGCCTCGTCTTACGGCGCTCGATAATACCTTGTTGCCCCTAATGTATGCTGGACGCCGGCGCGACAGTAAATTGGGGCGGAGAATCCTTGAATCGGTGGGATTGGGTGGAAGGATATGGCATACACCAATGCAATTATCCGGTGGCGAGCAACAGCGGGTGGCTATTGCGAGAGCGCTCGTCAACGACCCGCCCTTAATTCTTGGCGACGAACCGACCGGAAATCTAGACACCGCTACAGGCATCGAAATCATGGCGATTTTTCAACGTCTCAACGAACAAGGAAGGACGGTTGTCATAGTCACCCATGAGCATGACATCGCGCGATATTGCAAGCGCATACTTCGTTTCCGTGACGGCCTACTTGAGTCCGACGAGCCAGTCAACGACCAAATTATAATCGAACCCCGCGAAGTCTCCATATAAAAGTAAGCCTTAGGTTTCTAATCATAATTGTCATCGAACCAGGCTAGGATCCAACCGTGGTAGTTGCTGCCAAGTGAACCTTCAACCACTGTCCGAGCAGGATAATACCACAAATTCGTTGAAATGGGGTTTTAAAATAAAGCTGAATATCTTGGAGGCGGTATGATGAATCTAATGCTAATTTTTGGCCTATTGGTTTTGATATCAATAGCGGTGCCTGCTACTGCTCTAGACAAGTTTATAATCAGTTATTGGTGCGGACCGTTGCCCAGTGATAATTTAGACATCCGATATGCCGAAGTCGCTGAGTGCAACTTCACACACGCAATGCCACCATGCGCAGGAGTCACAATTGAGCAGAACAAGGCAATACTTGATGCGTGTGCAAAGCATGGGCTCAAATATATCATTCCTGATGGACGCATCCTGGCAAAAGAGCCGAACGACCCAGATTTTACTTCTAACCTCGACGCAGTAATTGCAGATTACTCGAACCACCCAGCAACTGCAGGCTACTTCATTACGGACGAACCGAACTCTTCTGCTTTCCCTAAGCTGGCGGCAATAAATCAATACCTAATAAAGAAAGACCCAAAGCACATGCCATTCATAAATCTTTTTCCAAACTACGCAAGCGAAGCGCAATTAGGTAACAAGACCTACGAGGAGCACGTCGAACAATTTTGCACGGTTGTTAAGCCAAGGATACTAAGCTACGACCACTACATCATGATGGCCTGCGATCCCGAAAATCCAACTAATTTGGGCAGTTTCTTCCATAATCTAGAAGTGGTAAGGGCTGCGGGGTTAAAATATGGTGTCCCCACCTGCTTCATAATGCTCGTCACACCACATGGCCAATATAGAAACCCTACGGAAGACGACCTCCGCTGGCAGATTTTCAATGCGCTCGCTTATGGATATAAGGCAATCCTATATTTCACTTACTGGACACCCCACGACGAATTCTGGAACTTTCACAACGGCATTCTCGATGAAAAAGGCAATCGAACAGAACATTTCAATCAGGCAAAACGGATAAACGGCGAGCTAAAAGTTCTTGGCAAAGTCTTGGTCAAGCTAACGTCCACCGGGGTCTACCACTCAGGCGATGTGCCATCCGCATGCAAGCCACTTAGCCCCGACCTACCCATTAGTGTAACCTCAGAGCTACCCACTGTCTTGGGCATATTCCGTCACGAAGACGGCTCTACATGGGCAATGGTGGTCAACCGAAACCTGAGAAAGGATTCTACCGTTGTTCTTTCATTTAAAGGTTCAATTAAGTATGTTGAAGAAATGAGCTCGAAAACCGGAGCCATGCATAAACTTAAGCTAGATAAGGGAAAAACAACCATACATCTTAGGCCCGGTGAGGGAAGGCTGCTAAAACTTCTGGCGAAATAGCTACGCCACCAAAACTTTTTGAAATCAGTTTGACATAGAAGAACCTATGTTCCTATAATGCCCATGAAAATCCTCACTGGCCTGAAAGTCGAGGACCATAATGGAGCATGCACTAATAACTGGCGGGGCAGGGTTTCTTGGATCTCACCTATGCGACCTTCTACTCGAGAAGGGCTATGCAGTTACGGTGATGGATAATCTAATTACCGGAACTACTGATAATATCGTCCATCATCTTGGCAAAGAGAGTTTTTCATTCATAAAATACGACGTAACGGAATACCTTTTTCTAAAGGAAAAAGCAGACTTTGTTTTTCACTTCGCTTCACCTGCGAGCCCAATTGATTACCTACGATACCCCATTCAAACACTCAAGGTTGGCTCACTTGGCACCCATAAGACCCTAGGACTTGCGACCGCTCATAAAGCAAAGTACATCCTAGCGTCAACGTCGGAGGTTTATGGCGACCCACAAGTGCATCCTCAAACAGAAACTTATTGGGGCAACGTTAATCCAGTTGGCCCAAGGGGCGTCTATGATGAAGCCAAGCGGTTTGCAGAAGCAATGACAATGGCATATCACAACACACACAACGTGGACACGAAAATTGCTCGCATATTCAACACCTATGGCCCGCGCATGCGGAGAGACGACGGAAGGCTGGTTCCAACGCTCATTACCCAAGCTTTGAAAGGCGAGCCACTTACAATCTATGGCGATGGCAGGCAGACACGAAGCCTTTGTTACGTTTCAGACCTAATCGAGGGCATTTACCGACTCGCATTATCTGACGAGCACGAACCAGTCAACCTTGGCAATCCGGAGGAAATCACAATTATTGACTTTGCTAACTTAGTTCTAAAGTTGACGGGAAGCAAATCCAAGATAACTTTCGCACCTCTACCTGCTGATGACCCTCGACAACGCCGCCCAGATATTTCCAAGGCAAAGCGCATTCTAAAATGGGAGCCGAAAGTAAGTCTTGAAGAAGGATTAGTAAAAACCATCGAATGGTTTCACTTAAAAATGAAAGAGGAAAGAACAATTTAACGCCCATGGAACCAATAGTCGCAATTACAAAGGCCCAGACCCCATACTCCGAAGGTACAATACTCAACGCGGTAAGACAAGCCCTAAATCTCATAAAATCGGACAATCTAATTCAAAGCGGGCATACGGTCCTAATCAAACCTAATATTTTCGCCCCAAATCCAGCGCCAATGACAACCGACCCAAGGGTTGTGGCTGCCCTAATAAAAATTGCTCAAGAGGCAGGTGCCCGCTTGGTACTTGTCGGCGAGGGGAGGAGCATTTCTACCGCCAAGTTCCGAAAGGCAAACAATACAACGCGCGCTTGCTCCGAAGTGGTTGGCATGACTGCTGCAGTCGAGGCTGCAGGCGGAAAAATGGTTTTCTTTGACGAAGAAGAATGGCTTGAAACCGACGTCGTCGGAGGGCTTGTTTTAAACAAAGTTCGCATTCCGCGGCCAGTACTAGAAGCCGACGTCCTAATCAACGTGCCGGTCATGAAAATCCATAGCCTCACTCTCGTAACACTCGGAATTAAGAACATGCACGGAGCAATCTCAGATGAGGACAAACTTTTCGGGCACAGCTATAACGAGCTCCCTTCCAAACTTACCGACTTCCTCCGAGTCAGAAAGCCAGACCTCACAGTCCTGGATGGCATTACGGCACTAGAGGGTGACCATGCTGAAGAGGGCACGCCAGTGGACATGGGCATTATTATAGCCTCACGCGACGTTGTCGCTTTAGATGCCGTTGCCTCCTCGGTAATGGGATTCGATACAATGGAAATTGATACCACAAAGATTGCACACGAGCAGGGTCTCGGGATGGGCGATCTATCCAGGATTACTGTAATTGGAGAAAGTGTAGAGTCTGTCCGCAGGCATTTCGCCAGGCCGAACATTGCCTTTGATTCAGAATTATTTCCTGGCTTGAAAATCATCGCGGGAGAATACTGCCGATCATGTCAATACTACATTCGAAGAGGCTTAGATAAGCTAGCCAAAGAAGGAGTTTTCGATGGAAGCCGCGAGATTACTCTAATCCTCGGCAAGGAACCCCCTGTTCCCGAGAAGCTTCCTGGAAAAGTAATAATGCTCGGCGACTGTTGCCTTTCTTCGAAATCAATACGACGATTGAGGGACCACCTGCTCCTTGAAGGGCGGCTTGAAGCAGAGTACGCTTGTCCGCCAATGCGGTTTAGGATACGTGCAAAAGAAATGATAAGCTAGACGAACAATACTTTCGCTCCCAAAAAGCAACAAACGTGCAAGGTGAATAAAGAACAAAACCTCTGACGAACATTGATTTATATTGGTATAGCCACCATATTTGGGATTATTTGTTGCTGATACGTTTTGCACGCAAACTTTCCTATTAGCTCCTGCAACAAACACAAATTGTTAACATTCGCCACGATGGAGCGTATACATTTATGATGCATGCGGCAACGAATCAGGCCAGGGAGACCGACGAGGAACTAATGGCGAGGTTCCAGGCGGGCGACTCATCAGCCATGGAGGAGCTTTTCGCTAGGTTCCAAAAGCCACTGTTCAACTTCTTTTTCCGAATGGTGGGCCGTCGGGAGACTGCGGAAGATCTCGTTCAGGAAACATTCCTGAAAGTTTGTAGGTTTGGACAGACCTTTCGCGGTTCAGATGCAAAGTTCACAACTTGGCTTTTTTCTATTGCTGGAAACCAATGCCGAGATTATCTCAGGCATCGAGCAAGACGTCCTGAAACAATGCTTGACGACAATATAGAATTAAATCACTCGGATAATCAAATAGGGCCTTACTCTGCAACAGGCAATTCATCTGTTGAAAATCACTTGATTCGAGTTGAGCTTCGGAATGCAATCGAAGAAGCGATAAACACACTTCCAGAAAAGGAGCGAACGGCAATCATCTTAAGAGAGTATCACGACATGGAATACAAAGAGATTGCCGATGTTCTTGGCTGCCCAATTGGAAGCGTGAAGGTATTAATCTTCCGCGCCAGGCAGAAGCTCAAGGAAAGGCTAGGATACCTAAAGGCTCCTGCATAAACTGCCGAATGAGGTAATGGCAATGAGATGTAAAAAAGCTAGAATTCTGGCCTCTGCTGCAATAGACGGCGAGCTTTCGGAACGTGAAAAGCGCCTTCTGGAGCAACACTTTGCCGAATGTCCGGCATGTCGTGAAGAGCATACCACGCTTGTTGCTCTGCGCAAAACCATGGCGCTTTGGGAAGATAAGGAACCTTCGCCTTGGCTAGCGGAGAACTTCGCCCATAAGCTAGAAAGGTTCATGGCGGGGCAGGAATGCCCTGCAACCCGCAAGCCTCATTGGGCTATAGGAGTCGCCACAGCGGGACTTGTTGCGACGCTACTAGCATTTGGCTTCTTTTTGACTAGCCGTCCTGAGCCGCCATCTGAGCCGCTATCACATCCAGACAAAAGGCCTGCTATTGTCCAGGCAACAAAGACTCCTGCAAAACCGGAAACGGCAAATTCGCTCAAAGGTCAAAATCATGCGGCAACAAAATCACATCCAGTACAGGCAACTGTACTAAATACAAGAGAAGGCAAACAACATAAACCCAAAGTTGCTCAAACCATCATTGCCAAAAGGAGCCCACATCCCACTCTTGCTGAAGGCTTGCAAAGTAAAGCCGCAGACAAAATCGCTGAAGAAAAGCCATCGGAAGCTGAAATTTTGCACAGCATTGTTGCCGCACAAAAATCACATGAAGAGGCAAGCGTAGTAGTCGCATCCAATCTAGGAGTAACAGGAATGACAATGAACGAGACTTTAGAAATATTGAGAGGTACCCTTCAAAAAACAGCTGACATTCTAGCAGAGCGAACGAATAGCGAAAACATAAATACGGCCATAGAAGAAGGAGGCACACTGTGAGAAGCGTACGTTTCTCAACGTTATTAATATTAAGCATATTAACTTCCACTAACTTAATTACGGCCTTGCATGCCGCCCCGGCAAAAAAAAGCATGCTTGAACAGCTTGAACTTCCGCTGTATCCAGGGGCAAAGACACTGAGAGAAATCAACTGGCCATCCGGCAAGGTGCTCGATGACCTAGCAAATGAGTTCGGTCCCTTGTTCGGCCTCAAGGAGTTAAAACAAGTCAGC
It includes:
- a CDS encoding sigma-70 family RNA polymerase sigma factor — its product is MMHAATNQARETDEELMARFQAGDSSAMEELFARFQKPLFNFFFRMVGRRETAEDLVQETFLKVCRFGQTFRGSDAKFTTWLFSIAGNQCRDYLRHRARRPETMLDDNIELNHSDNQIGPYSATGNSSVENHLIRVELRNAIEEAINTLPEKERTAIILREYHDMEYKEIADVLGCPIGSVKVLIFRARQKLKERLGYLKAPA
- a CDS encoding zf-HC2 domain-containing protein, translating into MRCKKARILASAAIDGELSEREKRLLEQHFAECPACREEHTTLVALRKTMALWEDKEPSPWLAENFAHKLERFMAGQECPATRKPHWAIGVATAGLVATLLAFGFFLTSRPEPPSEPLSHPDKRPAIVQATKTPAKPETANSLKGQNHAATKSHPVQATVLNTREGKQHKPKVAQTIIAKRSPHPTLAEGLQSKAADKIAEEKPSEAEILHSIVAAQKSHEEASVVVASNLGVTGMTMNETLEILRGTLQKTADILAERTNSENINTAIEEGGTL